The Erythrobacter insulae genome window below encodes:
- a CDS encoding F0F1 ATP synthase subunit delta — protein sequence MDISAGIQSSLAGRYASALFELASEAGTVTAVETDLAKLSEALNESADLRDATTNPQLSRSAQGQAIAAVAKHLGLAELTTSFLGVLASNRRLSALGNIIAAFRTIAAAQRGEVTATVSSAHPLSDSQIAALKAKLTAREGRTVMLSADVDPDLLGGLVVTIGSQRIDASIRTRLNSLAQAMKA from the coding sequence GTGGATATTTCCGCCGGTATTCAGTCTAGCCTAGCAGGCCGTTACGCCTCAGCTTTATTCGAACTCGCAAGCGAGGCCGGAACGGTCACCGCTGTCGAGACTGATCTTGCCAAATTGAGCGAGGCCTTGAACGAATCAGCTGATCTTCGCGATGCGACCACCAACCCTCAGCTTTCCCGCTCCGCCCAAGGCCAAGCGATCGCTGCGGTTGCAAAACATCTCGGCCTGGCTGAGCTGACCACCAGTTTTCTCGGTGTGCTTGCTTCCAACCGCCGCCTTTCGGCGCTTGGCAACATTATCGCCGCTTTTCGAACCATTGCCGCTGCCCAGCGCGGCGAGGTTACCGCCACTGTTTCCAGCGCGCATCCTCTTTCGGACAGCCAGATCGCCGCTCTCAAGGCGAAACTGACTGCACGTGAAGGTCGCACTGTAATGCTTTCTGCCGATGTAGATCCCGATCTGCTCGGCGGTCTCGTCGTCACAATCGGTTCGCAGCGCATTGATGCCTCGATCCGCACCCGTCTCAACTCGCTTGCTCAGGCAATGAAAGCCTAA
- a CDS encoding TauD/TfdA dioxygenase family protein: MQLTPMAPKCGVEVSGVSLASCSDAEMEQIKQTIYEHGVAVFRDQDFSPEDHINFGRRWGGIDVNNYFPLNEAFPEIALVKKEAHESTNIGGAWHTDHSYDQIPAMGSVLVARDLPPSGGDTEWAHMGAAYDALSDEIKAEIENLEAFHTADHVYKADGLYAQTDMGKNLRGQDLKTGAIHPVVIRHPQTGRKLLYVNGGFTIHFVGQTREESMPLLQKLLDAAVMDDNRCRLQWKPGTVAIWDNRTSWHNAINDYAGHRREMHRITLSGEALAA; encoded by the coding sequence ATGCAACTGACACCAATGGCACCGAAATGCGGCGTCGAAGTATCTGGCGTATCACTCGCATCATGCAGCGATGCAGAGATGGAGCAGATCAAGCAGACGATTTACGAGCACGGGGTCGCGGTTTTCCGCGATCAGGATTTCTCGCCTGAGGATCACATAAATTTTGGCCGCCGGTGGGGCGGGATTGATGTGAACAATTATTTCCCGCTGAACGAAGCGTTTCCGGAAATCGCCCTGGTGAAAAAAGAAGCGCACGAATCCACCAATATCGGCGGGGCATGGCATACCGACCATTCCTACGATCAAATCCCGGCGATGGGATCGGTGTTGGTGGCCCGCGATTTACCGCCCAGCGGCGGTGATACCGAATGGGCGCATATGGGCGCCGCCTACGACGCGCTGAGTGACGAGATCAAAGCCGAGATCGAAAACCTCGAAGCATTCCACACCGCCGACCATGTTTATAAGGCCGATGGCCTGTATGCGCAGACCGACATGGGTAAAAACCTGCGTGGTCAGGATCTGAAAACGGGGGCGATCCATCCTGTGGTGATCCGTCATCCGCAAACAGGCCGCAAGCTGCTTTATGTCAACGGCGGCTTTACAATCCATTTTGTCGGTCAGACGCGCGAAGAAAGTATGCCGCTGCTGCAAAAATTGCTCGATGCGGCGGTGATGGATGACAATCGCTGCCGGCTTCAATGGAAGCCGGGTACCGTGGCGATCTGGGACAACCGGACCAGCTGGCACAATGCGATCAACGATTACGCAGGTCACCGCCGCGAAATGCACCGCATCACCCTGTCGGGCGAGGCGCTGGCGGCTTAA
- a CDS encoding trypsin-like peptidase domain-containing protein, giving the protein MTHTSHVSPRLSHLIATAVGAIVALLLGIVAAPAFADAGDVDAASRGVVRVVLVNQAGEELVPVTHGSGFAVTSNQIVTNAHVIREALQDDTLRIGIVPSEGTGSAFVRPIAVSPRNDLALLEIVGSDLRLPPLTMAGGATAGLGEVSAVGYPMNVDLAQGLEMSDIFTAQPPVKSRGFLSGERPSRQFDTILHTAPIARGNSGGPLLDGCGRVLGVNSFGADSNGSDAEFYFAVSLRELLPFLRDNGIEPRTNALPCRSIEELNAAERARFDAQRAEAQALIDTREEARREARSEARLKAQIEVMEERDDAMAIALILLLIGIGAGYAATQLRAQGRSDQAANSAAQSRAMIAAGAAGAAFIATILIWVSRPGYAEIEDRVAAALDQAEGGTADSDGQPISFAGDGSMICTLAPERSRITGARTDDVEFSWAADGCVNGRTQYGMTGGEWARVFVPNNEAAVSVNTYDPQTRIFRTDRFLLSRADMDAARDARRAYTPPACGVTDGARVLGEQQSGVIAQLPDRPNERLVYTCEASINAGTQKGEEP; this is encoded by the coding sequence ATGACCCACACTTCGCACGTTTCACCCCGTCTATCTCATTTGATTGCCACGGCAGTCGGCGCAATTGTGGCACTCCTGCTCGGTATTGTCGCTGCTCCGGCCTTTGCTGATGCCGGAGATGTCGATGCGGCTTCTCGCGGAGTGGTCCGCGTGGTGTTGGTCAATCAAGCGGGCGAGGAATTGGTGCCGGTCACCCACGGCAGCGGTTTTGCCGTTACTTCCAACCAGATTGTGACCAACGCGCACGTTATCCGCGAAGCCTTGCAAGATGACACTTTGCGCATCGGGATCGTGCCAAGCGAAGGCACAGGCAGCGCGTTTGTCCGCCCGATCGCGGTAAGCCCGCGTAATGATTTGGCGCTGCTGGAGATTGTCGGGAGCGATCTGCGTCTGCCCCCGCTGACGATGGCTGGCGGGGCGACAGCCGGATTGGGCGAGGTTTCCGCCGTTGGCTACCCGATGAATGTCGATCTGGCTCAAGGGCTGGAGATGAGCGATATCTTTACCGCTCAGCCGCCGGTGAAAAGCCGCGGTTTTCTGTCTGGGGAACGCCCCAGCCGCCAGTTTGATACAATCCTGCACACCGCACCGATTGCGCGCGGCAATTCCGGCGGACCGTTGCTGGATGGCTGCGGGCGCGTTCTTGGTGTGAACTCATTCGGCGCGGACTCGAACGGATCGGATGCCGAATTCTATTTTGCGGTATCCTTGCGCGAATTGCTCCCGTTCCTGCGCGACAACGGCATTGAGCCGCGCACCAATGCCCTGCCCTGCCGCTCTATCGAAGAGCTGAACGCAGCCGAGCGCGCACGCTTTGATGCCCAACGCGCAGAGGCACAGGCGTTGATCGACACGCGTGAAGAGGCTCGGCGGGAAGCCCGTTCAGAAGCCCGTTTGAAAGCGCAGATCGAAGTGATGGAAGAGCGCGATGACGCCATGGCGATCGCACTCATATTGCTGTTGATCGGGATCGGAGCGGGCTACGCCGCGACACAGCTTCGCGCTCAAGGACGCAGCGATCAGGCCGCAAATTCAGCGGCGCAAAGCCGGGCGATGATCGCCGCCGGGGCCGCTGGAGCCGCATTTATAGCGACCATTTTGATCTGGGTGTCGCGGCCCGGATATGCTGAAATCGAAGACCGCGTAGCAGCGGCTCTGGATCAGGCCGAAGGCGGCACGGCGGACAGCGACGGGCAGCCGATATCCTTTGCCGGTGACGGTTCGATGATTTGCACCCTCGCCCCCGAACGCAGCCGCATCACCGGCGCGCGCACCGATGATGTCGAATTTTCATGGGCTGCCGATGGCTGCGTCAATGGTCGCACACAATATGGAATGACCGGCGGAGAATGGGCGCGCGTCTTTGTCCCGAACAATGAAGCCGCCGTTTCGGTCAACACCTACGATCCGCAGACCCGGATTTTCCGCACCGACCGCTTCCTGCTCAGCCGCGCCGATATGGACGCCGCCCGCGATGCGCGCCGCGCCTACACCCCGCCCGCCTGCGGTGTAACCGACGGCGCGCGCGTTCTTGGGGAACAACAATCCGGCGTAATCGCGCAATTGCCGGATCGCCCGAACGAAAGGCTGGTCTACACCTGCGAGGCTTCGATCAATGCTGGAACGCAAAAGGGCGAAGAACCCTAG